One genomic region from Rosa rugosa chromosome 1, drRosRugo1.1, whole genome shotgun sequence encodes:
- the LOC133721558 gene encoding lysine-rich arabinogalactan protein 18, translated as MDRSTALTFAFICIIVAGVGGQAPASAPTKSTATPASAPTKSPATPAPTTSPSAAPSKPKSPAPVATPASTPTAAPPTPVAAAPTPVATPPAKSPPTAAPTPVVTPVSAPPATSPTPAVVPVAPVSPPSIAPAAPAPKSVTPSAAPGPATESPPAPPAEAPGMSPDASSPGPSGAAADESGAEKVHYIMVGSIALGWGVIMALLF; from the exons ATGGATCGCAGCACCGCCTTAACGTTCGCGTTCATCTGCATTATCGTCGCCGGCGTCGGAGGTCAAGCTCCGGCTTCCGCACCCACTAAATCTACGGCCACTCCGGCTTCGGCACCCACTAAATCTCCCGCCACTCCCGCCCCCACCACTTCACCATCCGCCGCTCCTTCAAAGCCCAAGTCCCCAGCTCCCGTCGCCACACCGGCCTCAACTCCGACCGCCGCTCCACCTACCCCCGTCGCCGCCGCTCCAACTCCGGTAGCCACTCCTCCCGCTAAATCTCCGCCGACTGCTGCACCTACACCGGTCGTAACTCCGGTCAGCGCACCCCCCGCCACTTCTCCCACACCGGCCGTCGTTCCCGTAGCACCGGTTTCTCCTCCCTCCATCGCACCTGCTGCTCCGGCTCCAAAATCCGTGACTCCTTCAGCTGCTCCCGGTCCAGCGACTGAGAGTCCACCCGCACCGCCAGCTGAGGCCCCCGGAATGAGCCCTGATGCCTCATCTCCGGGTCCTTCCGGCGCCGCAGCCGATGAG AGTGGAGCAGAGAAGGTGCATTACATCATGGTTGGATCGATTGCATTGGGATGGGGTGTGATCATGGCATTGTTGTTctag